Genomic segment of Myxococcus stipitatus:
TCATCCGCGTAGCGCGTGTACTGGCCTCCCGCCTTCTTCGCGAGGGCGTGCAGTCGCGCATCCATGCGGCGGCAGACGAGGTTGGCGATGGCGGGCGACGTCGGCGCGCCTTGCGGCAGCACGCCCGGCCACACCACGGTGCCGTCCGGCAGGCGAGGCCGCCAGGTGGTGAGGCCCGCGAGCGTGGAGGAGACCTCCTCGTTGTAGCCGTGCGACTCGAAGAGGCCCTTCACCCGGCGGTAGTGCACCGAGGGGAAGAAGTCCTCCACGTCCACGCGCACCACCACCGCGTTGCCGACGTGGGCCTGGGCGTTCGTCACGGTGGAGCGGCCGGACACGAAGCCGTGCACGGCCTCGTGCATGGGCAGGCGCGCGAGCACCCCTTCGAGCAGGGCCCGCTGCGCGGCCTTGAGCTTCGCGCGAGGGGCGCAGATGCGGCGCATGCCTCCGGAGCGCTTGGGGGTCTCGAACTCCACGTAGCCCGCGCCGGGGCCAGAGCCCGGACGCATCAGCGCCTCCAGCGCGGAGGGCTCCACGCCCACGAGCTTCGCCACGTCCTCGCGGGTGCGCAGCTCCGGCAGGGCCGGCGTGTCCGCGGGCTTGCGCTTCACGGGGGTGGAGCGCAGGCCCGGGAAGAGGCCGAAGTTCCAACCGGTGGGGTTCCACCCGCCCTGCGCGCGGGGGCTCGGGCGGCGCGGAGGGGCGATGCGCGAGTCGGGGAGCGAGACATCCGCCAGCCCCATCTTCTTCACGGCGGCGCGTGCGTGGGAGCCCACGCGGGAGTCCGGGTCCTTCACCCGGCGGCGAAGCTGACCCGCGGCGGCGACGCGCGGGAAGAGCAAGGGGATGAGGCGCACGGCCGCGAGCCGCTCACGAGGGTCCACGCTCCCGAGCCTCTTCGAGACGACCTCGCTCCAGTGCCGGCTGACGTAGAAGCGGGCCACCTCGTATTCGGCGAGGCCCTGGTGTCGCTCCAGCAGCTCCGTGATGCGGTGGAAGTTCGCCTCCGGGTCCTCCATCAGGGGCTTGAGCTCGAGGAGGAGTGCGACCAGGTCCATGCAGGTGCTCCAGGGCCACCACGATGAGGCGGACTGCGAGCTCCTGGGGACGCCGCCACCTGCACGGCAGAGGCGGACGAGGTCGGGGAAGCCCGCCAGGCGGACCTCGTACCGCATCGTCCTTCAATGGGTGTCATGGGCAGCCGCGACGTGACATCGCGGACGGAAGGCTGGCTGCACGCGACCCCAGGAGCGGAACGAAGCTCACCACATGTTTCAGGATGAAGGAAGTGTATCGAGCTCGGAGGGCTCATCTTCCTCCATCAGGGCGAGCAGGGCCTCGCGAGGCCCTCCGGGCGCACGACGCACCAGGGTGTCCAGCTGCCGTCCCTGGGCGCGCACGCGCTCGCCGTGGGCGCGCATCACGGACAGGGCATCGGGCTCCATCCAGGGACGCGAGAGCACGTCGAGGTTGTGCAGGAGCTCGCGGCGGTTGCGCGGAGCGGTGAGGCTGGCGCTCACGCCGGGCTGGGACAGCGAATAGCGATAGCAGTCCACGGCGGAGGGGAGCGGCGCGTCGGGCGGCGCTCCGGGCACGGGGCGGAGGAGTCGGCCGTAGCAGGTGGTGGTGAAGGTGAGCACGCCGGTGCCCTGACGCTGGGCTTCGGGGAAGAAGGCGGTCTCCGCGCCGGGATGCGCGGCGCTGTGGCGGGTCATCACCACGGGCCACGGATGGCGCGCCAGGGCGTCGCGGGCGAGATCTCTGAGGTGCGTGGAGAAGCCGAAGGCGCGCAGCTTGCCTTCGGCGCGCAGGCGCTCGAGCTCGGCGAAGTCCTCGTCGGAGAGCCGCTCGGGGGCGCGGACCCAGAAGAGGAGGAAGACGTCGAGCCAGGAGGTGCGCAGGCGGCGCAGCGCGGCCTCCACGTCGCGGCGCAAGGCTCCCGCGCCGGAGTGGTACGTGCCCGCCACGATGACGGCCTGGTCGCGGAGACCTCGGCCCGCGCGGAGGAACTGGGTCAACGCGGCGTAGCGCGGTTCCCAGAAGAAGGTGTTGATGCCGGCCTCATGCGCCTCGAAGAAGGGCTCGCGAGACGTGAGGTGCGCGCCCGAGAGGACGAGGGGAGACACGTTGAGCCCCGTGCCGCCGAGGGGACGTGAGGAGGCGCGGGGAGGAGGCAGCGGGCGCGAGGTGGCCCGCGCGCGCGGTCTGGCGGGGGCGGTGGGGCGAAGCTGCGCGAGCTCGGGTTCAGTGGTGAAGAGCGCGTCGGGAAAGGTCAGGGTCAGGGCCCGCAGGTGGGCGGCGACGCGGGGAGGTTCGACGGAGCCACGCAGGCCATCGACGAGCCGGGCGAAGGAAGCGGCGTCCGCATGCCGAAGGCGCCAGGTCCATGCGGCGATGCGCAGGTCTTCGTCGCTCTCCAGGTGAGCGGGGGCCTGCCCATCATGGAGCAACGCGTCCACCCGAGTGTCGAGCGAAGTGCTTGCCTCCAGCGGAGACGCCGCCATGCGCACCCTGGGCACGGTGTCATGCGACAAGGGAGCGGAGGCCTGCGCTTCATGGAGCAACGCGTCCACCCGAGTGTCGAGCGAAGCGCTTGCCTCCAACGGAGACGCTGCCCTGCGCCCCCTGGGCACGGTGTCACGCGACAAGGGAGCGGAGACATGCGCCTCATGAAGCAACGCGTCCAACCGCGTATCGAGCGAAGTGCTTGCCTCCAGCGGAGACGCCGCCGCCATGCGCACCATGGGCGCGGTGTCACGTGACAAGTGGAGCAAGGCGCGCAGCTCCGCCTCATCGCGCTCGGGGTCGAGATGTTCCGCCGCCCGAGCTCTCACCCATGGGTCGGGGGAATGGACACAAGCGAGCGCGATGGAAGGCGCCGCATCCTCGCTCATCCGCTCGTTCGAGAGCGCGAGCTCCAGGCCCAGGCGCCGAAGTCCCGGGTCGGGGTCCTCGATGCAAACACGGAGGGCGCTGTCCACGTCCAGGACCGCGGCACGCAGCCACGGGTCCTCATGGGACTCGGCATGCTGCCGCTCCGTCTCCGTGAGCAGGTCGAGCGAAGCCAACGCCCGCAGGGCCACCGCACGCACCGAGGAGTCGTCATCTCGCGAGGCCTCCACGAGGGGCTCGGGCAGCTCCAGGAAGGCCGCGGCCATCGCGACGGCCCGACGCTCCCGCACCGACACGGCGCGCGGCGCGAACTCCACCAGCGCGGTGGCGAAGTCCTCCGCGGCGGCCTGAGAACGAGGCCGACGCTCCCACGCCGCGATGACCTCCGCACGTGCCCCCTCGTCGGAGTCATCGAGGGCATTCAGCACAAGCCCCCGGCTGTTCGGGTCGTAGACCAGCGCCGAGATGACCGCCCGGCGGACGCCCGCGGCCGAATGCCCCGCCAGACTCCGAACCTGTTCGAGCAGTCGCGCCTGGTCGTGCTTCACCGCGATGCGCGCGGCCCATGCCAGCGCCCCCGGCCTGGGCGGCGCCGCGAGGATGCGCTCCGCGAGGTCCACTTCGTCCACGACGAGCCGCTCGAGCAGCGCACGCGCCTCGTCCTGTGCATGAGGAACCCGAGGCTCATCGAGCCAATGCAACGCCAGGCGTATCGCCTCCGGATCCTTGCGCTCACGAAG
This window contains:
- a CDS encoding reverse transcriptase family protein, with the protein product MDLVALLLELKPLMEDPEANFHRITELLERHQGLAEYEVARFYVSRHWSEVVSKRLGSVDPRERLAAVRLIPLLFPRVAAAGQLRRRVKDPDSRVGSHARAAVKKMGLADVSLPDSRIAPPRRPSPRAQGGWNPTGWNFGLFPGLRSTPVKRKPADTPALPELRTREDVAKLVGVEPSALEALMRPGSGPGAGYVEFETPKRSGGMRRICAPRAKLKAAQRALLEGVLARLPMHEAVHGFVSGRSTVTNAQAHVGNAVVVRVDVEDFFPSVHYRRVKGLFESHGYNEEVSSTLAGLTTWRPRLPDGTVVWPGVLPQGAPTSPAIANLVCRRMDARLHALAKKAGGQYTRYADDLSFSFAKPPERMGRFLWWVNAILQQEGFAENSAKRRVMRQGGRQRVTGLTVNQQVSIPREERRRFKAILANCRKHGVESQARGRADFPAWLEGYAAYVRMVHPELGARWQREVKELLGR
- a CDS encoding aldo/keto reductase is translated as MLDMDPATVRLLDEDVPVRREAAGAVDLAVLAGRHALRQALLTDEDAEVRALSARRLGDARDARFVPALLEALEDAMPLVRDRAWRALARLGAEALVPRASRAVREEPAWWVRRAAVRAAASVVGVGAVEVLLTALEDPFWRVRHAAVQALSWLGAGNESVRRRVREVAATPEQARGPLRSAVAWLELEWGTATQASPLEGARHGDGASLGQPFLSEGSAPDAGGSLASEDPAVTTARLEARAAQSLSAHELVEWLGDPHEPLRALARRRLRERKDPEAIRLALHWLDEPRVPHAQDEARALLERLVVDEVDLAERILAAPPRPGALAWAARIAVKHDQARLLEQVRSLAGHSAAGVRRAVISALVYDPNSRGLVLNALDDSDEGARAEVIAAWERRPRSQAAAEDFATALVEFAPRAVSVRERRAVAMAAAFLELPEPLVEASRDDDSSVRAVALRALASLDLLTETERQHAESHEDPWLRAAVLDVDSALRVCIEDPDPGLRRLGLELALSNERMSEDAAPSIALACVHSPDPWVRARAAEHLDPERDEAELRALLHLSRDTAPMVRMAAASPLEASTSLDTRLDALLHEAHVSAPLSRDTVPRGRRAASPLEASASLDTRVDALLHEAQASAPLSHDTVPRVRMAASPLEASTSLDTRVDALLHDGQAPAHLESDEDLRIAAWTWRLRHADAASFARLVDGLRGSVEPPRVAAHLRALTLTFPDALFTTEPELAQLRPTAPARPRARATSRPLPPPRASSRPLGGTGLNVSPLVLSGAHLTSREPFFEAHEAGINTFFWEPRYAALTQFLRAGRGLRDQAVIVAGTYHSGAGALRRDVEAALRRLRTSWLDVFLLFWVRAPERLSDEDFAELERLRAEGKLRAFGFSTHLRDLARDALARHPWPVVMTRHSAAHPGAETAFFPEAQRQGTGVLTFTTTCYGRLLRPVPGAPPDAPLPSAVDCYRYSLSQPGVSASLTAPRNRRELLHNLDVLSRPWMEPDALSVMRAHGERVRAQGRQLDTLVRRAPGGPREALLALMEEDEPSELDTLPSS